A window of Diabrotica virgifera virgifera chromosome 9, PGI_DIABVI_V3a contains these coding sequences:
- the LOC114327645 gene encoding acyl-CoA-binding protein homolog encodes MSLDERFQKAAADIKNLKSKPTDNDLLEIYGLFKQATEGDCTTARPGLLDLKGKAKWDSWNGRKGSSQDKAKEEYIAKVQSLIDSLGLA; translated from the exons AGATTCCAAAAGGCTGCTGCCGATATCAAGAACTTGAAAAGCAAGCCCACTGACAATGATCTATTAGAAATTTACGGATTGTTCAAACAAGCTACCGAAGGAGACTGCACCACAG CCCGACCTGGACTGTTGGACCTTAAAGGAAAAGCCAAATGGGACTCGTGGAACGGCAGGAAAGGATCCAGTCAAGACAAAGCCAAGGAAGAATACATCGCAAAAGTACAGTCGTTGATCGATAGCTTAGGACTCGCATAA